The stretch of DNA ACGGTAGGCGACGGCCAGCATGAGCACGATCAGGGCGAGTGCGATTGGCAACACCACCGTCAGCGTCGTCGTCGTCGTGTCGGGGGGCGTCCCCTGCACGCGGATGGTCGAAGTCGTCGCCGTCGCGTCGACCAGCCGTTTCGCCCGCTCCTCCTTGTTCGGGGGGAACTCGGAGGCGCCGCCGGGGCCGCCGTCGCTTCCCGCGCCCGGCCCGGCCCGGTGGGTGACCGTCGCCTCCATGGCCGACGCGGACGCCGACCGTCGGTTGAAGTCAGTGCTCAGCCGGGACCGGAAGGTTCCGCGGTCGTCGCCGGTCGCAGCCCGGCGAACGGCGGCGTCGATGTCGCCCGGCGTCGACCGTTCGACCGCCCGAATCTGTGCGTCCAGGGTCGTCGCGTCCGGGTCGAGCGTCCGGGCGATCCGGCGTGCCGGACTCTCCGTGTCCTCGGCCCGGAGCGGGTCGCTCTCGGCGATGCGTTCCTGGGTGCGCAGCATGTCGAGCAGTGCGGGCTTCGAGAGGACGTTCTGGTCGCTCTGGACGAGCGTCGTCGTCGTGTTCACCTGTGAAAAGCTGCGGTCGAAGTCCTGCTGGACCCGTTCCAGCGCCTGAAACGACGGGAGTTCCTCGACGAACTGCTGCTGGCCGCTCTCGGTTTCGATGTTGCCGAGGCCGCCGACGAAGGCCATCGTCGCGACCAGAAACAGGATGATGACGGTACGCGAGTGGTCGACGATGTACGCGTCGACCCGGTCGATCAGCCACTGGTAGTTCATCGGTGTCTGGAGGTTCGTGCCCGTGAGTCGCGGCGCGACGACGGGGCGTCGGGTGAGCGTTCCCGTTGCTGCCTTCCTCCGTCTCGAACGGTTAAAACTGCGACGACATCCGCCACCCCGAACGTTTAGGACCGTGGCCGTCCTCGGGGTGGGCGTGTCTTGGAACACCGTTACGCTCGACGTTGCGGACGGCGTCGCCCGGCTCACGGTCGACCGTCCCGACGCGCTGAACGCCATGAACAGCGAGACGCTCGACGAAATCGGCGACGCCATCGCCGAGGCCGAGCGTGAGGAGGCGCGCGTCCTCGTCCTCACGGGCGCGGGCGACGACGCGTTCATCGCCGGCGCCGACATCGACTACATGAAGGAGTTCTCGACGCCGGAGGCACTCGCCTACGCCGAGCGTGGCCAACAGGTCGTCCGCGACCTGCTCTCCTATCCCGGCGTCACCATCGCGGCCATCAACGGCTACGCCTTCGGCGGCGGCTGCGAGTTCGCGCTCGCCTGTGACCTCCGGGTGGCGAGCGAGCGGGCCATGATCGGACAGACCGAAATCGACCTCGGGATCATC from Haloplanus salinus encodes:
- a CDS encoding enoyl-CoA hydratase/isomerase family protein, translating into MSWNTVTLDVADGVARLTVDRPDALNAMNSETLDEIGDAIAEAEREEARVLVLTGAGDDAFIAGADIDYMKEFSTPEALAYAERGQQVVRDLLSYPGVTIAAINGYAFGGGCEFALACDLRVASERAMIGQTEIDLGIIPGWGGTQLLQRLVPDETARRLILFGERLDASDAHERGLVGDVVAHDELYDHVDEMAAELAVKPRHALYAATEALNAFHEGGVESGLNVERRAWSGLFGTPDQREGMAAFVEKRDPEFE